A window of Corallococcus macrosporus DSM 14697 contains these coding sequences:
- the bshA gene encoding N-acetyl-alpha-D-glucosaminyl L-malate synthase BshA, whose amino-acid sequence MNAPLNVAITCFPTFGGSGMVATEIGLAMADRGHRVHFIARDLPVRLHGVNRKVVFHEVTESDYPALQQSSTYPIALASKMIEVANYERLDILHVHYAVPHATAAWMAREVLGHKAPRVVTTLHGTDTTLVGIDPSYLPITRFSIMRSDAVTVPSAYLRRATWQGFDIPESVPIDVITNFVDTARYAPVRDRACLRALFPALREHEPVLIHVSNFRPVKRIADVVAIFTEVHRHRPCRLVMVGDGPERSPAERTLREKGLEGRVAFLGKQDRFEELLAASDVFLLPSEQESFGLAALEALSCGIPVVASDLGGIPELVTHGETGFLAPLGDVPAMARHVLTLVEDAERWWGFSHRARARVLERFQKEPAVDRYEALYRRLLTGPLRR is encoded by the coding sequence ATGAACGCCCCGCTCAACGTGGCCATCACCTGCTTTCCGACCTTCGGTGGCAGCGGCATGGTCGCCACGGAGATTGGCCTCGCGATGGCCGACCGGGGTCACCGCGTCCACTTCATCGCCCGGGATTTGCCGGTGCGCCTGCACGGCGTGAATCGGAAGGTCGTCTTCCATGAGGTGACGGAGAGCGACTACCCGGCGCTCCAGCAGTCCAGCACCTATCCCATCGCGCTGGCCTCCAAGATGATTGAGGTGGCCAACTACGAGCGCCTGGACATCCTGCACGTCCACTACGCGGTGCCACACGCCACCGCCGCGTGGATGGCGCGCGAGGTGCTGGGCCACAAGGCGCCGCGCGTGGTCACCACGCTGCACGGGACGGACACGACGCTGGTGGGCATCGACCCCAGCTACCTGCCGATTACGCGCTTCTCCATCATGCGCAGTGACGCGGTGACGGTGCCGTCGGCCTACCTGCGCCGCGCGACGTGGCAGGGCTTCGACATCCCCGAGAGCGTCCCCATCGACGTCATCACCAACTTCGTGGACACCGCGCGCTACGCCCCGGTGCGGGACCGCGCCTGCCTGCGCGCGCTCTTCCCGGCCCTGAGAGAGCACGAGCCGGTGCTCATCCACGTCTCCAACTTCCGGCCGGTGAAGCGCATCGCCGACGTGGTCGCCATCTTCACCGAGGTCCACCGCCACCGCCCCTGCCGGCTGGTGATGGTGGGCGACGGTCCAGAGCGCTCGCCCGCGGAGCGGACGCTGCGGGAGAAGGGCCTGGAGGGCCGCGTCGCGTTCCTCGGCAAGCAGGACCGCTTCGAGGAGCTGCTCGCCGCCTCCGACGTGTTCCTGCTGCCCAGCGAGCAGGAGAGCTTCGGGCTCGCCGCGCTGGAGGCGTTGAGCTGCGGCATCCCCGTGGTGGCCAGCGACCTGGGCGGAATCCCCGAGCTCGTCACGCACGGAGAGACGGGCTTCCTGGCGCCGCTGGGAGACGTCCCGGCCATGGCCCGGCACGTGCTCACCCTGGTCGAGGACGCGGAGCGCTGGTGGGGCTTCTCACATCGCGCGCGGGCGCGGGTCCTGGAGCGCTTCCAGAAGGAACCCGCCGTCGACCGCTACGAGGCGCTCTACCGCCGGCTCCTGACGGGGCCCCTCCGTCGCTGA
- a CDS encoding TetR/AcrR family transcriptional regulator, which produces MLDATIAAIQEGGPTGLSLRELARRAGVSHAALTHHFADKAGLLTALAEEGYTLLADELAAERERSGDFVELGVAYVRFAIKHRAHFEVMHRPDLYNRDDSALAAAQARAEAALHQGLSMQAGGRPGKDVRLAALAAWSLVHGFASLWLNGMVPSEYAEDPDASARAIAELLIRKG; this is translated from the coding sequence TTGCTCGATGCGACCATCGCGGCCATTCAGGAGGGCGGGCCGACGGGCCTCAGCCTGCGCGAGCTGGCGCGGCGGGCGGGGGTCTCACACGCCGCGCTGACCCATCATTTCGCGGACAAGGCAGGGTTGCTCACCGCGCTCGCCGAGGAGGGCTACACCCTGCTCGCGGACGAGCTGGCCGCCGAGCGGGAGCGTTCCGGTGACTTCGTCGAGCTGGGGGTGGCCTACGTGCGCTTCGCCATCAAGCATCGCGCGCACTTCGAGGTCATGCACCGGCCGGACTTGTACAACCGGGACGATTCAGCGCTCGCCGCCGCGCAGGCTCGCGCGGAAGCCGCGCTTCACCAGGGACTGTCCATGCAGGCTGGAGGCAGGCCTGGCAAGGACGTCCGTCTGGCCGCGCTGGCAGCGTGGTCGCTCGTGCACGGCTTCGCCTCGCTCTGGCTCAACGGCATGGTGCCCTCCGAATACGCCGAGGACCCGGACGCCTCTGCGCGAGCCATCGCCGAGCTGCTCATTCGCAAGGGGTGA
- a CDS encoding PIG-L family deacetylase, whose product MRNLLLGMTLAMSLGIGSTAIAQPPRQLHAGEIAAGLKRLGVTGSVLYVAAHPDDENTRLLAWLVGARGLRAGYLSVTRGDGGQNLIGTEQDALLGLIRTHELLAARRVDGAEQFFTRARDFGYSKSAEEALRIWGHDAVLADVVLAIRRFQPDIIITRFTTKPPNHGHHTASALLAEEAFIAAADPKRFPEQLSEVKPWKADRLLNNASHWWFKPGEDLSRYLKLDAGGYDALLGRSWGEVAAESRSQHKSQGFGVAPDRGPGLEYFTPLAGTLPKRDVFEGLDFTWKRWKGAEAVSRAVAAAQKGYDARAPHRSLPALVRVHEALSALPDSHPWKAPKLRETEALIAACAGLFLEVRAAAPTGIPGLPVALSVVALNRSPADVEWVGVTLPGEQPEAVGQKLGANVPVKLARTVTLPVTAPISTPYWLREPVTGGLYTLEGEDRALTGHPEGAPALSVTFEYKVAGRRFRVVRPVIHAWTDPVRGELYRDFEVVPVVTATLAQDVLMFPNGESRAVPVVLAAGMDQVPGTVRLMAPPGWRVEPKAVEFKLAARGDERTVTFQVTPPPGATQKGELQVDVDVGDRSWSWRARSVSYPHIPPLTVRQPSTATVVPFSLAMKGNRIGYIPGPGDRVAESLAAVGYELTLLPEERLAREDLARFDAILVGVRAFNANPRLAVHRERLLQYVEGGGRLVVQYNTNSRVGPLTSLVSPYPLEIDRDRVTDETAVMTPLSADEPLLRAPNALTAADFEGWVQERGLYFASKWDARFRPVFAMHDAGEAPLQGALLVARHGKGTFVYTGLAFFRQLPAGVPGAYRLLANILSQ is encoded by the coding sequence ATGCGGAACCTGCTCCTCGGAATGACGCTGGCCATGAGCCTTGGAATCGGGTCGACGGCAATCGCGCAGCCTCCTCGGCAGCTTCACGCGGGTGAAATCGCGGCGGGCCTGAAGCGGCTCGGGGTGACGGGCAGCGTGCTCTATGTCGCGGCCCACCCGGACGACGAGAACACGCGCCTGCTCGCGTGGCTGGTGGGGGCGCGCGGCCTGCGCGCGGGTTACCTGTCCGTGACGCGCGGTGATGGCGGGCAGAACCTCATCGGCACCGAGCAGGACGCCCTGCTGGGGCTCATCCGCACGCATGAGCTGCTGGCCGCGCGGCGCGTGGATGGCGCGGAGCAGTTCTTCACGCGCGCGCGGGACTTCGGCTACTCGAAGAGCGCGGAGGAGGCGCTGCGCATCTGGGGGCATGACGCGGTGCTGGCGGACGTGGTGCTCGCCATCCGCCGCTTCCAGCCGGACATCATCATCACCCGCTTCACCACGAAGCCTCCGAACCACGGCCACCACACGGCCTCCGCGCTGCTGGCGGAGGAGGCCTTCATCGCCGCCGCCGACCCGAAGCGCTTCCCGGAGCAGCTCTCCGAGGTGAAGCCCTGGAAGGCGGACCGCCTGCTGAACAACGCGTCCCACTGGTGGTTCAAGCCCGGTGAGGACCTGTCGCGCTACCTGAAGCTGGACGCGGGCGGCTACGACGCGCTGCTCGGGCGTTCGTGGGGGGAGGTGGCCGCGGAGAGCCGCAGCCAGCACAAGAGCCAGGGCTTCGGCGTGGCGCCGGACCGCGGCCCCGGCCTGGAGTACTTCACGCCGCTGGCGGGGACGCTGCCCAAGCGCGACGTGTTCGAGGGGCTCGACTTCACCTGGAAGCGCTGGAAGGGCGCCGAGGCCGTGTCCCGCGCGGTGGCCGCCGCGCAGAAGGGGTACGACGCGCGCGCGCCGCACCGCTCCCTGCCCGCGCTCGTCCGCGTGCACGAGGCGCTGTCCGCGCTGCCGGACTCGCACCCGTGGAAGGCGCCCAAGCTGCGGGAGACGGAGGCGCTCATCGCCGCCTGCGCGGGCCTGTTCCTGGAGGTGCGCGCCGCCGCGCCCACGGGCATCCCGGGCCTGCCGGTGGCGCTGAGCGTGGTGGCGCTGAACCGCTCGCCGGCGGACGTGGAGTGGGTGGGCGTGACGCTGCCGGGCGAGCAGCCCGAGGCCGTGGGCCAGAAGCTGGGCGCGAACGTGCCCGTGAAGCTGGCGCGCACGGTGACGTTGCCGGTGACGGCGCCCATCTCCACGCCCTACTGGCTGCGCGAGCCGGTCACCGGGGGCCTGTACACGCTGGAAGGCGAGGACCGCGCGCTCACCGGCCACCCGGAGGGCGCGCCCGCGTTGTCGGTGACGTTCGAATACAAGGTCGCGGGCCGGCGCTTCCGCGTGGTGCGTCCGGTGATTCACGCCTGGACGGACCCGGTGCGCGGCGAGCTCTATCGTGACTTCGAGGTCGTCCCGGTCGTCACGGCCACGCTGGCGCAGGACGTGCTCATGTTCCCCAACGGTGAGTCCCGCGCCGTGCCGGTGGTGCTGGCCGCGGGGATGGACCAGGTGCCGGGCACGGTGCGGCTGATGGCGCCGCCCGGCTGGCGCGTGGAGCCCAAGGCGGTGGAGTTCAAGCTCGCGGCGCGTGGCGACGAGCGCACCGTCACCTTCCAGGTGACGCCGCCGCCGGGGGCCACCCAGAAGGGCGAGCTCCAGGTGGATGTCGACGTGGGCGACCGCTCCTGGTCCTGGCGGGCCCGCTCCGTGTCCTATCCGCACATCCCGCCGCTGACGGTGCGTCAGCCGTCCACGGCCACGGTGGTGCCCTTCTCCCTGGCGATGAAGGGCAATCGCATCGGCTACATCCCCGGGCCGGGAGACCGCGTCGCGGAGAGCCTGGCCGCGGTGGGCTATGAGCTGACGCTGCTCCCCGAGGAGCGGCTGGCCCGGGAGGACCTGGCGCGCTTCGACGCCATCCTCGTGGGCGTGCGCGCCTTCAACGCCAACCCGCGCCTCGCCGTCCACCGGGAGCGGCTGCTCCAGTACGTGGAGGGCGGCGGCCGGCTGGTGGTCCAGTACAACACCAACAGCCGCGTGGGGCCGCTCACGTCCCTCGTCAGTCCCTATCCCCTGGAGATTGACCGCGACCGGGTGACGGACGAGACGGCGGTGATGACGCCGCTGTCCGCCGATGAGCCGCTGCTGCGCGCGCCCAACGCCCTGACGGCCGCGGACTTCGAGGGCTGGGTGCAGGAGCGCGGCCTCTACTTCGCGTCCAAGTGGGACGCCCGCTTCCGGCCCGTGTTCGCCATGCATGACGCCGGTGAGGCGCCGCTCCAGGGCGCGCTGCTGGTCGCCCGCCATGGCAAGGGCACGTTCGTCTACACGGGCCTCGCCTTCTTCCGTCAGCTCCCCGCCGGGGTTCCCGGCGCCTACCGCCTGTTGGCCAACATCCTCTCTCAATGA
- a CDS encoding imm11 family protein: MPKRFFRMKEDVHVPGRWHLDDPTDRQGREVDDPRDFNEGRAVQAAGRLKVPVQHAGKPLDFTLTALSVPIVHVKVAAVFTELARHDVQLIPVDIKGHPDQYLLLVVTQLIRCIDEQASSVQFWKPEDGLPEKVGQYYAVDDLHIDPTKVGSAKVFRTEGWPLALIVSEDIKNALERAKATGVKFTPV; this comes from the coding sequence ATGCCCAAGCGCTTCTTCAGGATGAAGGAGGATGTCCACGTCCCAGGCCGCTGGCACTTGGATGACCCCACGGACAGGCAGGGACGCGAAGTAGATGACCCGAGGGACTTCAACGAGGGGCGCGCGGTTCAGGCTGCGGGGCGCCTGAAGGTCCCCGTCCAGCATGCCGGCAAGCCGCTGGACTTCACGCTGACGGCATTGAGTGTTCCCATCGTCCACGTCAAGGTGGCCGCGGTCTTCACGGAGCTGGCCCGCCATGACGTCCAGCTCATTCCCGTGGACATCAAGGGCCACCCGGACCAGTACCTCCTGCTCGTGGTCACGCAGCTCATCCGCTGCATCGACGAGCAGGCTTCCTCAGTGCAGTTCTGGAAACCAGAGGACGGCCTGCCTGAGAAGGTAGGCCAGTATTACGCGGTGGATGACCTGCACATCGACCCCACGAAGGTGGGCAGCGCCAAGGTTTTCCGCACCGAGGGCTGGCCTCTTGCCCTCATCGTCTCCGAGGACATCAAGAACGCCTTGGAGCGCGCGAAGGCTACCGGCGTGAAGTTCACGCCGGTGTAA
- a CDS encoding AAA family ATPase, whose translation MKLTRLEVHHYRSVVPGTSLVFSPSYNLVLGENGTGRTTLLELIATVLGSDFSGLIHEPFALEYDLAFPGMKLHVFVRNEESAPAPDAEAPPRKGAGLMPLRTPAPADSGLHPRIEVDVQFHSPSARLVMRADAAGMDCKIDGEAVWSRSMHWSLLDRSVWTLLFMAAQYIDAGMKERLKELLRRTFLLAPQRFDEALGMFDRIGAIRYAMEVRDGEVFPLGLMALPTWMPGWLRERMEQPSVTDVLELTHDAREGSFLAKFVALAGFDAGRFRVEVVEKRTFENGGRVGFGGFGFEFTRRDGRVLTHEALGFGQKRLLSLLYYLDVNEDFAIADELANGLHPRWVEASMRELGARQVFLTSQNPLLFEHTLFPSAEVLRASLLLCGNTRDDGQERIAWRNPTHEAAGSLFDAHGLGAHPLAELMRRQGLW comes from the coding sequence ATGAAGCTGACGCGGCTCGAGGTCCACCACTACCGGAGCGTCGTCCCTGGCACCTCGCTGGTGTTCAGCCCGTCGTACAACCTGGTGCTGGGGGAGAACGGCACCGGCAGGACGACGCTGCTGGAGCTCATCGCCACGGTGCTCGGCTCCGACTTCTCCGGGCTCATCCACGAGCCGTTCGCGTTGGAGTACGACCTGGCGTTCCCGGGGATGAAGCTGCACGTCTTCGTCCGGAACGAGGAGAGCGCCCCGGCGCCGGACGCGGAGGCGCCGCCGCGCAAGGGCGCGGGGCTGATGCCGCTGCGCACGCCCGCGCCCGCCGACTCCGGGCTGCATCCGCGCATCGAGGTGGACGTGCAGTTCCACTCGCCGTCGGCGCGGCTGGTGATGCGCGCGGACGCGGCGGGCATGGACTGCAAGATTGACGGCGAGGCGGTGTGGTCACGGAGCATGCACTGGTCGCTGTTGGACCGCTCGGTGTGGACGCTGCTGTTCATGGCGGCGCAGTACATCGACGCGGGGATGAAGGAGCGGCTGAAGGAGCTGCTGCGCCGGACGTTCCTGCTGGCGCCGCAGCGCTTCGATGAGGCGCTGGGGATGTTCGACCGCATCGGCGCCATCCGCTACGCCATGGAGGTGCGGGACGGGGAAGTATTCCCGCTGGGGTTGATGGCGCTGCCCACGTGGATGCCGGGCTGGCTGCGGGAGCGGATGGAGCAGCCATCTGTCACCGACGTGCTGGAGCTGACGCACGACGCGCGCGAGGGCAGCTTCCTGGCGAAGTTCGTGGCGCTGGCGGGCTTTGACGCGGGGCGGTTCCGGGTGGAGGTGGTGGAGAAGCGCACCTTCGAGAATGGCGGGCGCGTGGGCTTTGGGGGCTTCGGCTTCGAGTTCACGCGGCGCGATGGCCGGGTGCTGACGCATGAGGCGCTGGGCTTCGGGCAGAAGCGGCTGCTGTCCCTGCTCTACTACCTGGATGTGAACGAGGACTTCGCCATCGCGGACGAGCTGGCGAATGGGCTGCACCCGCGCTGGGTGGAGGCGTCTATGCGGGAGCTGGGCGCGAGGCAGGTGTTCCTCACCAGCCAGAATCCGCTCCTCTTCGAGCACACGCTGTTTCCGTCCGCCGAGGTGCTGCGGGCGTCGCTGCTGTTGTGTGGCAATACGCGGGACGACGGGCAGGAGCGGATCGCTTGGCGGAATCCCACACACGAGGCCGCGGGCAGCCTCTTCGACGCGCATGGACTGGGCGCGCACCCGCTGGCGGAGCTGATGCGCCGGCAGGGGCTGTGGTGA
- a CDS encoding AHH domain-containing protein — protein sequence MSARGGIWLVLALAVTGCSTTRLVRLDTGDGPPLVHTPFTEDHATPVELNDDEFEEAVVALARDVRPFSNPLREARQRFGVPERSGVYLYEKRGPRLIPQEEERDANGLRLLESYADDDLTRAYGRWCERKSQPGDCLRLLAEGPLLASDGKYSLAMAIAMDSVWDETAEALEDMADPQALLATVSASVSMYLLLWSLPEPVSKGLAALLTATAIAYLGVDTVWRILDGWVTLVREVERATSFAQLSAAGEVYGEVLGENAARVFVMLAIAAIGNTAGLAAKTSKLPGSAQAALAVEAQAGFRYAATESVHSVAMTAEGFTIALAPNAVAMAAQGMRGGRSEKHHLATNKNSRSAARGGPWTPKFEKIFKKAGMELKDPENIVPISGHKGPHPQEYHDLVHERLYDATRACRKVSDCREALIRALRRLATEVSTPGSRLNRLVTQGSRP from the coding sequence ATGAGCGCGCGCGGGGGCATCTGGCTGGTGCTGGCGCTTGCCGTGACGGGTTGTTCAACCACTCGACTCGTGCGGCTGGACACGGGGGACGGGCCTCCGCTTGTCCACACGCCATTCACCGAAGACCACGCCACACCCGTCGAGTTGAACGATGACGAGTTCGAGGAGGCAGTGGTTGCACTCGCCCGAGACGTGCGGCCCTTCTCCAATCCTCTGCGCGAGGCCCGCCAGCGCTTCGGCGTTCCAGAACGAAGCGGCGTGTACCTGTACGAGAAGCGCGGCCCACGGCTCATCCCCCAGGAGGAAGAGAGGGACGCGAATGGCCTGCGCCTGCTGGAGTCCTACGCAGATGACGACCTGACACGCGCCTATGGCCGCTGGTGCGAGCGCAAGTCCCAGCCCGGAGACTGCCTGCGCCTGCTGGCCGAAGGCCCGCTGCTGGCCAGCGACGGCAAATACTCGCTGGCCATGGCCATCGCCATGGACTCGGTTTGGGACGAGACGGCCGAAGCGCTGGAGGACATGGCCGACCCGCAGGCCCTGCTCGCGACGGTGAGCGCCTCGGTCAGCATGTACCTGCTCCTCTGGTCGCTACCAGAGCCGGTGAGCAAGGGCCTGGCGGCGCTGCTGACGGCAACGGCCATCGCCTACCTGGGCGTGGACACGGTGTGGCGCATCCTGGACGGCTGGGTGACGCTGGTGCGCGAGGTGGAACGGGCCACCTCTTTCGCGCAGCTCAGCGCGGCGGGCGAGGTGTACGGCGAAGTCCTCGGGGAGAACGCGGCGCGCGTCTTCGTCATGCTGGCCATAGCGGCCATCGGCAACACGGCGGGACTGGCAGCCAAGACGTCGAAGCTGCCGGGCTCAGCCCAGGCCGCACTCGCGGTGGAGGCGCAGGCGGGCTTCCGGTACGCGGCCACCGAAAGCGTGCACTCCGTGGCGATGACGGCCGAGGGTTTCACCATCGCGCTGGCACCCAACGCCGTCGCCATGGCGGCCCAGGGAATGCGCGGCGGCCGCTCCGAGAAGCACCACCTCGCGACGAACAAGAACAGTCGCTCCGCCGCGCGCGGTGGTCCCTGGACACCGAAGTTCGAAAAGATTTTCAAGAAAGCCGGGATGGAGTTGAAGGACCCTGAGAACATCGTGCCCATCTCAGGGCACAAGGGTCCGCATCCTCAGGAGTACCACGACCTGGTCCATGAGCGGCTGTACGACGCGACCCGTGCCTGCCGTAAGGTTTCCGATTGTAGGGAAGCGCTGATAAGAGCGCTCAGGAGACTGGCGACAGAAGTCAGCACCCCTGGCTCAAGATTGAACCGGCTTGTCACCCAGGGCTCACGCCCCTAG
- the bshB1 gene encoding bacillithiol biosynthesis deacetylase BshB1, with protein MSANDTAYGIDVLAFGPHPDDVELFCGGLLASLAARGYRTGIVDLTRGEKSSRGTLQSRAEETEAASRALGLAHRENLELPDGWLNPWAGFDTPEPERARTAAVARVVEALRRLRPELVVVPWEQERHPDHEAASALVTRALFFAGVRKFDAEPAAAPFTPRQVLYYPLRHLAEPSVVVDVSSVYERKLAAVHCYASQVLPRPDAPATLVGSPLSLSSLEARDRFYGARIGVTHGEPYVLRETLGLADPLDHFRRNGFARPLFFPARP; from the coding sequence ATGAGCGCGAACGACACGGCCTACGGCATCGACGTGCTCGCCTTCGGTCCGCACCCGGACGACGTGGAGCTGTTCTGCGGCGGGCTGCTGGCGAGCCTGGCCGCCCGGGGCTACCGCACCGGCATCGTCGACCTGACGCGCGGGGAGAAGAGCTCGCGCGGCACGCTCCAGTCGCGCGCGGAGGAGACGGAGGCCGCCAGCCGCGCGCTGGGGCTGGCCCACCGGGAGAACCTGGAGCTGCCCGACGGCTGGCTCAACCCGTGGGCGGGCTTCGACACGCCCGAGCCCGAGCGCGCCCGCACCGCCGCCGTGGCTCGCGTGGTGGAGGCGCTGCGCCGGCTGCGTCCGGAGCTCGTCGTGGTGCCGTGGGAGCAGGAGCGCCACCCGGACCACGAGGCCGCCAGCGCCCTGGTGACGCGCGCCCTCTTCTTCGCGGGCGTGCGCAAGTTCGACGCGGAGCCCGCCGCGGCGCCCTTCACGCCCCGCCAGGTCCTCTACTATCCGCTGCGGCACCTGGCCGAGCCCAGCGTCGTCGTGGACGTCTCCTCCGTCTACGAGCGCAAGCTGGCGGCGGTGCACTGCTACGCCAGTCAGGTGCTGCCCCGCCCGGACGCGCCGGCCACGCTGGTGGGCTCGCCGCTGTCGCTGTCCTCGTTGGAAGCCAGGGATCGCTTCTACGGGGCCCGGATTGGCGTCACCCACGGCGAGCCCTACGTCCTCCGCGAGACGCTGGGACTGGCCGACCCGCTCGACCACTTTCGCAGGAATGGCTTCGCCCGGCCCCTGTTCTTCCCGGCACGCCCATGA
- a CDS encoding DUF2911 domain-containing protein, producing MRTMKNQLLGCMASALMTLTAMPALAQLKLPAPSPAAKVTQEVGVSEISVEYSSPAVKGRKIWGSLVPHDKAWRSGANAATKITFSHPVTFGGKAVPAGSYAIVSLPSQKGWKVMLNTDLGLWRGGAPYDAAKDVASVSATTTAIPARERLTYLFTDTTDTGTRLDLEWEKLRVSVPIQVDTAAFAKANLEQAEKSTASMHASAASYMAETSKDYAAALKHADAAVAANPTWYTHWIRADVLSRMGKYSEARKAAQASWDLGQKDKNFPYRDRVSKALAEWKNKK from the coding sequence GTGAGGACGATGAAGAACCAGCTTCTCGGCTGTATGGCCTCGGCGCTCATGACCCTGACGGCGATGCCCGCGCTGGCGCAGCTCAAGCTGCCGGCGCCCAGCCCCGCGGCGAAGGTGACGCAGGAGGTGGGTGTCTCCGAGATTTCCGTCGAATATTCCAGCCCCGCCGTGAAGGGCCGGAAGATCTGGGGCAGCCTGGTCCCCCACGACAAGGCGTGGCGCAGCGGCGCCAACGCGGCGACGAAGATTACCTTCAGCCACCCCGTCACCTTCGGCGGCAAGGCCGTCCCGGCGGGCTCGTACGCCATCGTCAGCCTGCCCTCGCAGAAGGGCTGGAAGGTGATGCTGAACACGGACCTGGGCCTGTGGCGGGGCGGCGCGCCCTATGACGCGGCGAAGGACGTGGCCTCCGTGAGCGCCACCACCACGGCGATTCCGGCGCGCGAGCGCCTGACGTACCTCTTCACCGACACCACGGACACCGGCACGCGGCTGGACCTGGAGTGGGAGAAGCTGCGCGTCTCCGTGCCCATCCAGGTGGACACGGCGGCCTTCGCCAAGGCCAACCTCGAGCAGGCGGAGAAGAGCACGGCCAGCATGCACGCGAGCGCGGCCTCCTACATGGCGGAGACCAGCAAGGACTACGCCGCCGCGCTGAAGCACGCCGACGCGGCCGTGGCCGCCAACCCCACCTGGTACACCCATTGGATTCGCGCGGACGTCCTGTCGCGCATGGGCAAGTATTCGGAGGCCCGCAAGGCCGCGCAGGCCTCGTGGGACCTGGGGCAGAAGGACAAGAACTTCCCATACCGTGACCGGGTCTCCAAGGCGCTGGCGGAGTGGAAGAACAAGAAGTAG
- the bshC gene encoding bacillithiol biosynthesis cysteine-adding enzyme BshC, whose protein sequence is MQFRWRVRRDLLSRHAVTSSFSTAWLRGDAPARSFLSDDYRHREGRARAVAAAASRTVSPALLDVLGAQNARLAPSPARERNLALLAQPGTVAVVTGQQMGLFLGPLYTLYKAASAIVTARALQEETGRPCVPVFWLQTEDHDLPEIDHCVIPRPGGGPCRLALELPDAATSRAPIAHRHLGPSVLPALAALRAELEAEPHAAQFLSLLERAYRPDATLAGAFTEVLSSLFAEEGLLFLDPRDARLAPLAAPVHRFALQEAGPLSSALAARAEALTRAGYTVQVHIRPGSPLSFFSPDALDGPRYRLDPAHEGAWSLVGHPDNGTLSQDALHAALEHEPLRFTTSALLRPLLQDTWLPTAAYVGGPGELAYFAQLAPLYAHAGRPMPLAIPRARFRVLDDRTRRWLGKLELRPDDVVGVPRDTLLTQLATRGAPEALETPEALEARLFGAFSAELERVAGPVTALDANLQDAVRRTQGTVRVAVSRLTGRYRRALARRDATAAEQVDRLRTFLFPEDAPQERVLGLPYFACRVGARAFTQQVLDACVPFSGDSKDLTP, encoded by the coding sequence GTGCAGTTCCGGTGGCGCGTCCGCCGCGACCTGTTATCACGACATGCCGTGACGTCCTCGTTCTCGACCGCGTGGCTTCGCGGAGACGCGCCAGCGCGCTCCTTCCTCTCCGACGACTATCGCCACCGTGAAGGCCGCGCCCGGGCCGTGGCCGCCGCCGCGTCGCGGACGGTGTCGCCCGCGCTGCTGGACGTCCTCGGCGCGCAGAACGCGCGGCTCGCGCCCAGCCCCGCGCGCGAGCGCAACCTCGCGTTGCTCGCTCAGCCCGGCACCGTGGCCGTGGTGACGGGACAGCAGATGGGCCTCTTCCTGGGCCCGCTGTACACGCTCTACAAGGCCGCCTCCGCCATCGTCACGGCGCGCGCGCTTCAGGAAGAAACCGGCCGGCCCTGTGTTCCCGTCTTCTGGCTCCAGACGGAGGACCACGACCTGCCGGAGATCGACCACTGTGTCATCCCGCGCCCGGGCGGCGGCCCCTGTCGTCTGGCGCTCGAGCTCCCCGACGCGGCGACGTCTCGAGCGCCCATCGCCCACCGCCACCTCGGCCCCAGCGTCCTCCCCGCCCTGGCCGCCCTCCGCGCCGAGCTGGAAGCGGAGCCCCACGCGGCGCAATTCCTCTCCCTGCTGGAGCGGGCCTACCGCCCCGACGCCACGCTCGCGGGGGCCTTCACCGAGGTGCTGTCGTCCCTCTTCGCCGAGGAGGGACTGCTCTTCCTCGACCCGAGAGACGCGCGGCTGGCGCCGCTGGCCGCGCCGGTGCATCGCTTCGCCCTCCAGGAAGCAGGGCCGCTCTCCTCGGCGCTCGCGGCCCGCGCGGAGGCGCTGACCCGCGCGGGCTACACGGTGCAGGTCCACATCCGCCCGGGCTCGCCGCTCAGCTTCTTCTCTCCGGATGCGCTCGACGGTCCGCGCTACCGGCTGGACCCGGCGCACGAAGGCGCCTGGAGCCTGGTGGGCCACCCGGACAACGGCACCCTCTCCCAGGACGCGCTGCATGCCGCGCTGGAGCATGAGCCGCTGCGCTTCACCACGTCCGCGCTGCTGCGCCCCCTCCTCCAGGACACCTGGCTGCCCACGGCCGCGTATGTCGGCGGGCCCGGTGAGCTGGCCTACTTCGCGCAACTGGCGCCGCTCTACGCCCACGCCGGCCGCCCCATGCCGCTCGCCATTCCCCGGGCGCGATTCCGCGTGCTGGATGACCGCACGCGCCGGTGGCTGGGCAAGCTGGAGCTCCGGCCGGATGACGTCGTCGGCGTGCCGCGGGACACCCTGCTCACGCAGCTGGCCACGCGTGGCGCGCCAGAGGCCCTGGAGACGCCAGAGGCCCTGGAGGCCCGCCTCTTCGGCGCCTTCTCCGCGGAGCTGGAGCGCGTGGCCGGGCCGGTGACGGCGCTGGACGCGAACCTCCAGGACGCCGTGCGCCGCACCCAGGGGACGGTGCGGGTCGCGGTTTCCCGGCTGACGGGCCGCTACCGCCGCGCGCTCGCCCGGCGTGACGCCACGGCCGCCGAGCAGGTGGACCGGCTGCGCACCTTCCTCTTCCCGGAGGACGCGCCCCAGGAGCGTGTCCTGGGGCTCCCCTACTTCGCCTGCCGCGTCGGCGCGCGCGCCTTCACGCAGCAGGTGCTGGACGCGTGTGTCCCCTTCTCCGGTGACTCGAAGGATTTGACGCCATGA